In one window of Schistosoma haematobium chromosome 5, whole genome shotgun sequence DNA:
- the MRPS33 gene encoding 28S ribosomal protein S33, mitochondrial (EggNog:ENOG410VJ4Z~COG:J~BUSCO:EOG091G0Y05), giving the protein MTSLYAKKMTMLAGRIFRDVGKQVDSKSIKVVRIMSELPRPMILKDYYPPLEEYSNILQKLRYLGLFRNEHADFREEMARLRQLRGKGKRKKGESKRGLSQ; this is encoded by the coding sequence ATGACTTCATTGTATGCTAAAAAGATGACAATGCTTGCTGGACGAATATTCAGAGATGTTGGCAAACAAGTTGATAGTAAATCAATAAAAGTTGTTCGAATAATGAGTGAATTACCTCGCCCAATGATCTTAAAAGATTATTATCCTCCATTAGAAGAATAtagtaatattttacaaaaattgCGCTATCTGGGCTTGTTTAGAAATGAACATGCAGATTTTCGTGAAGAAATGGCACGTCTACGTCAATTACGTGGCAAAGGGAAACGGAAGAAGGGTGAAAGTAAACGAGGACTATCACAATAG